A DNA window from Theobroma cacao cultivar B97-61/B2 chromosome 5, Criollo_cocoa_genome_V2, whole genome shotgun sequence contains the following coding sequences:
- the LOC18598956 gene encoding cycloartenol-C-24-methyltransferase isoform X1, which translates to MSKSGALDLVSGVGGSIERKEVFSAVQKYEKYHVCHGGDDEERKANYTDMVNNYYDLVTSFYEYGWGESFHFAPRWKGESLRESIKRHEHFLALQLGLKKGQKVLDVGCGIGGPLREIARFSDTLLTGLNNNEYQISRGEELNRIRGVDNSCTYVKADFMRMPFSDSTFDAIFAIEATCHAPDLLNCYKEIYRVLKPGQCFAAYEWCVTNSFDPMNQEHQRIKGEVELGNGLPDIRSMGQCLEALKLAGFEVICEKDVAVDSPLPWHLPLDKDYFSPSNFRVTAFGRFVTRNMVKILEFLGLAPEGSQRVQHFLEKAADALVEGGRKGIFTPMYFFLARKPIP; encoded by the exons ATGTCAAAATCTGGAGCATTGGATCTTGTTTCTGGGGTTGGTGGAAGCATTGAGAGAAAGGAAGTATTCTCGGCTGTTCAAAA GTATGAAAAGTATCATGTTTGTCATGGAGGAGATGATGAAGAGAGGAAAGCTAACTACACAGATATG GTTAACAATTATTATGATCTTGTGACAAGTTTTTATGAATATGGTTGGGGTGAATCTTTCCATTTTGCACCAAG ATGGAAAGGGGAATCACTTCGAGAGAGCATCAAGAGGCATGAACACTTTCTTGCTTTGCAACTTGGTTTGAAGAAAGGGCAGAAG GTATTAGATGTGGGCTGTGGAATTGGTGGGCCACTAAGAGAAATTGCTAGATTTAG TGATACATTGCTTACAGGGTTAAACAACAATGAATATCAAATATCAAGAGGAGAG GAACTGAATCGCATCAGAGGAGTTGACAATAGTTGCACTTATGTGAAG GCTGACTTCATGAGGATGCCTTTCTCTGACAGTACTTTTGATGCAATATTTGCCATAGAAGCCACTTGTCATGCACCCGATCTG CTTAATTGCTACAAAGAAATATACAGAGTGTTGAAACCTGGCCAGTGCTTTGCTGCTTATGAATGGTGCGTTACCAATTCATTTGATCCCATGAACCAAGAGCATCAAAGAATTAAG GGTGAAGTTGAACTGGGAAATGGACTTCCTGACATCAGATCAATGGGACAGTGTCTAGAAGCTCTGAAACTTGCTGGATTTGAG GTCATATGTGAGAAAGATGTTGCTGTGGACTCACCTCTCCCTTGGCACTTACCCCTGGATAAAGATTATTTCTCACCAAGTAACTTCCGAGTTACAGCTTTTGGACGTTTTGTCACTAGAAATATG GTCAAAATATTGGAGTTTTTGGGACTTGCTCCAGAAGGTAGTCAAAGAGTACAGCATTTTCTAGAGAAAGCAGCAGATGCTCTTGTTGAAGGTGGAAG GAAGGGGATCTTCACGCCAATGTATTTCTTCTTGGCTCGCAAACCCATCCCCTGA
- the LOC18598956 gene encoding cycloartenol-C-24-methyltransferase isoform X2: MSKSGALDLVSGVGGSIERKEVFSAVQKYEKYHVCHGGDDEERKANYTDMMERGITSREHQEVLDVGCGIGGPLREIARFSDTLLTGLNNNEYQISRGEELNRIRGVDNSCTYVKADFMRMPFSDSTFDAIFAIEATCHAPDLLNCYKEIYRVLKPGQCFAAYEWCVTNSFDPMNQEHQRIKGEVELGNGLPDIRSMGQCLEALKLAGFEVICEKDVAVDSPLPWHLPLDKDYFSPSNFRVTAFGRFVTRNMVKILEFLGLAPEGSQRVQHFLEKAADALVEGGRKGIFTPMYFFLARKPIP; the protein is encoded by the exons ATGTCAAAATCTGGAGCATTGGATCTTGTTTCTGGGGTTGGTGGAAGCATTGAGAGAAAGGAAGTATTCTCGGCTGTTCAAAA GTATGAAAAGTATCATGTTTGTCATGGAGGAGATGATGAAGAGAGGAAAGCTAACTACACAGATATG ATGGAAAGGGGAATCACTTCGAGAGAGCATCAAGAG GTATTAGATGTGGGCTGTGGAATTGGTGGGCCACTAAGAGAAATTGCTAGATTTAG TGATACATTGCTTACAGGGTTAAACAACAATGAATATCAAATATCAAGAGGAGAG GAACTGAATCGCATCAGAGGAGTTGACAATAGTTGCACTTATGTGAAG GCTGACTTCATGAGGATGCCTTTCTCTGACAGTACTTTTGATGCAATATTTGCCATAGAAGCCACTTGTCATGCACCCGATCTG CTTAATTGCTACAAAGAAATATACAGAGTGTTGAAACCTGGCCAGTGCTTTGCTGCTTATGAATGGTGCGTTACCAATTCATTTGATCCCATGAACCAAGAGCATCAAAGAATTAAG GGTGAAGTTGAACTGGGAAATGGACTTCCTGACATCAGATCAATGGGACAGTGTCTAGAAGCTCTGAAACTTGCTGGATTTGAG GTCATATGTGAGAAAGATGTTGCTGTGGACTCACCTCTCCCTTGGCACTTACCCCTGGATAAAGATTATTTCTCACCAAGTAACTTCCGAGTTACAGCTTTTGGACGTTTTGTCACTAGAAATATG GTCAAAATATTGGAGTTTTTGGGACTTGCTCCAGAAGGTAGTCAAAGAGTACAGCATTTTCTAGAGAAAGCAGCAGATGCTCTTGTTGAAGGTGGAAG GAAGGGGATCTTCACGCCAATGTATTTCTTCTTGGCTCGCAAACCCATCCCCTGA